One Triticum dicoccoides isolate Atlit2015 ecotype Zavitan chromosome 4B, WEW_v2.0, whole genome shotgun sequence genomic window carries:
- the LOC119293988 gene encoding purine permease 3-like yields the protein MATITASASPAMQEAAKTPSASPPRAMAASTASPARYRPSLLVIFSACLVLIGAGGPLLLRVYFVHGGQRLWLSALLQISGWPLLLPPLCVSLFRGRRHGIANLLLPLRLVGAAAVLGSLYAVSCFVYAMGSQALPLSTSSLLLATQLAFTAVFAFLFVGLRFTPFSANAVMLLIIGPAVLGVGPGSGKPAGEPSKTYWTGFCEGIAAAALAGLVLPLVEVAMERYGRRTGPAARIPPPYSTVMQMQAVMGAAGTMVCLLGMAIKSDFGALRSEAATFGLGETNYYLVLVWDAVSWQLLNLGIMGLITCASSLLAGIMIAVLLPLSEILAVLFLHEKFDGPKGIALVLSLWGFASYMYGEKVQQKKAAPQKNQLLQQQMARKTGDLELATP from the coding sequence ATGGCAACCATAACTGCTAGTGCCAGTCCAGCCATGCAAGAAGCAGCAAAGACGCCAAGCGCGTCACCACCCCGCGCCATGGCCGCCTCGACGGCCTCGCCGGCTCGTTACCGGCCTTCGCTTCTGGTCATATTCAGTGCCTGCCTCGTCCTGATCGGCGCCGGCGGGCCGCTCTTGCTCCGCGTCTACTTCGTCCACGGCGGGCAACGCCTGTGGCTCTCCGCGCTGCTCCAGATCTCCGGCTGgccgctcctcctcccgcccctgtGCGTCTCCCTCTTCCGCGGCCGCCGCCACGGCATCGCCAACCTCCTCCTCCCGCTTCGCCTCGTCGGCGCGGCCGCCGTGCTTGGCAGTTTGTACGCTGTGTCGTGTTTCGTGTACGCGATGGGGTCGCAGGCGCTGCCGCTGTCCACGTCGTCGCTGCTGCTGGCGACGCAGCTTGCCTTCACGGCCGTGTTCGCGTTCCTCTTCGTTGGGCTCCGCTTCACGCCCTTCTCAGCCAACGCCGTCATGCTGCTCATCATCGGCCCGGCAGTGCTCGGTGTCGGGCCTGGGTCTGGGAAGCCGGCTGGCGAGCCATCCAAGACGTACTGGACCGGGTTCTGCGAGGGCATCGCTGCAGCGGCGCTCGCCGGGCTCGTGCTGCCGCTCGTTGAGGTCGCCATGGAGCGATACGGGCGCCGGACGGGACCCGCCGCGAGGATACCGCCTCCCTACTCCACGGTCATGCAGATGCAGGCCGTGATGGGCGCCGCTGGCACGATGGTGTGCCTGCTCGGTATGGCCATTAAGAGCGACTTCGGGGCGCTGCGGAGCGAGGCGGCGACGTTCGGGCTCGGCGAGACCAACTACTACCTGGTGCTCGTGTGGGACGCCGTGTCGTGGCAGCTGCTCAACCTGGGCATCATGGGGCTCATCACCTGTGCCTCCTCGCTCCTCGCCGGCATCATGATCGCCGTCCTCCTGCCGCTCTCCGAGATCCTCGCCGTCCTCTTCCTCCACGAGAAGTTCGACGGGCCAAAGGGCATCGCGCTCGTGCTGTCCCTATGGGGCTTCGCCTCCTACATGTACGGCGAGAAGGTCCAGCAGAAGAAGGCGGCGCCGCAGAAGAACCAGCTGCTGCAGCAGCAGATGGCGAGGAAAACCGGAGACCTGGAGCTGGCTACCCCTTGA